Proteins from a single region of Streptomyces vinaceus:
- a CDS encoding VOC family protein, translating to MTSNGFTTCLWFDGEAEAAADYYVSLFKGGKLGRVARYPETGPGRTGAVMTVEFEINGQRFVGLNGGPQFTFSEAISFQIDCDDQAEADHYYAELTKDGGEESACGWVKDKFGVSWQVIPAGFTELVADPDPERAARAMAAMMKMKRLDVAELRRAADAG from the coding sequence ATGACGAGCAACGGTTTCACCACGTGCCTGTGGTTCGACGGCGAGGCGGAGGCCGCCGCCGACTACTACGTGTCGCTGTTCAAGGGCGGCAAGCTGGGCCGGGTCGCCCGCTACCCCGAGACCGGGCCGGGCCGGACGGGTGCCGTGATGACCGTCGAGTTCGAGATCAACGGCCAGAGGTTCGTCGGCCTCAACGGAGGCCCCCAGTTCACCTTCAGCGAGGCGATCTCGTTCCAGATCGACTGCGACGACCAGGCCGAGGCCGACCACTACTACGCCGAGCTGACGAAGGACGGCGGCGAGGAATCCGCCTGCGGCTGGGTCAAGGACAAGTTCGGTGTGTCCTGGCAGGTCATCCCGGCCGGGTTCACCGAACTGGTCGCGGACCCCGACCCGGAGCGGGCCGCCCGCGCCATGGCGGCCATGATGAAGATGAAGCGGCTGGACGTCGCCGAGCTCCGCAGGGCGGCCGACGCCGGCTAG
- a CDS encoding subtilase-type protease inhibitor translates to MRSIAKGLGLGSAAMALTALTALAWPGAADAAPSGAESLYAPSALVLGITAGEDATNGTVMRAVTLVCAPTPGGTHPSPAAACAELRANAHQLDAVAAPGPGVDCTREWNPMTVTADGVWQGRRMSYSYTFGNPCGLRHTSGALFGF, encoded by the coding sequence ATGCGGTCCATCGCAAAGGGTCTCGGCCTCGGTTCCGCCGCCATGGCGCTCACCGCTCTCACGGCCCTGGCCTGGCCCGGAGCTGCCGACGCCGCACCGTCCGGAGCGGAGAGCCTCTACGCGCCCTCCGCCCTCGTCCTGGGCATCACGGCCGGGGAGGACGCCACGAACGGCACGGTGATGCGCGCCGTGACGCTCGTCTGCGCGCCGACCCCGGGCGGGACGCACCCCTCCCCCGCCGCCGCCTGCGCCGAACTGCGGGCGAACGCGCACCAGTTGGACGCGGTGGCCGCCCCCGGCCCGGGCGTCGACTGTACCCGGGAGTGGAACCCGATGACGGTGACCGCGGACGGGGTGTGGCAGGGCCGCCGGATGAGCTACTCGTACACCTTCGGGAACCCCTGCGGCCTGCGGCACACCAGCGGCGCCCTGTTCGGCTTCTGA
- a CDS encoding roadblock/LC7 domain-containing protein: MSTAMVPPEAEAEILAELRRLRARVPQLTGALAGSADGLVLAQDSAATEVESVAALTAAALGVAQRLSDCTGQGGFRELLVRGEHGYVATYAAGDAAVLTLIAETRVNVGRLHLEARRSSLRIAELIDQVLGRRGPEVPHAQVRTDQA; encoded by the coding sequence ATGAGCACGGCGATGGTGCCCCCCGAGGCCGAAGCCGAGATACTCGCCGAGCTCCGCAGGCTGCGCGCCCGGGTCCCCCAGCTCACCGGCGCCCTCGCCGGCAGCGCCGACGGCCTCGTCCTCGCGCAGGACAGCGCCGCCACCGAGGTGGAGTCCGTCGCGGCACTGACCGCGGCCGCCCTCGGCGTCGCCCAGCGGCTCAGCGACTGCACCGGCCAGGGCGGATTCCGTGAGCTGCTCGTACGGGGCGAACACGGCTACGTGGCCACGTACGCGGCCGGCGACGCGGCCGTCCTCACCCTCATCGCGGAGACCCGCGTCAACGTCGGCCGGCTCCATCTGGAGGCCCGCCGCTCCAGCCTGCGGATAGCAGAGCTCATCGACCAGGTCCTCGGGCGCCGCGGCCCCGAGGTCCCGCACGCCCAGGTCCGTACGGACCAGGCGTAG
- a CDS encoding cyclic nucleotide-binding domain-containing protein encodes MSTPSPIRIAAVLSTEYRGRLMSQAREVNFPEGARIFEEGSRAESFWIVRSGTVTLQIPLPARRPAPVENLGPGELVGWSWLFPPYTWQLSAEAMTPVRSYEFDATAVRMLMDADPAFGSAVGHWVGRVLALRLQQTRTRLIDLYAPRIATA; translated from the coding sequence GTGAGCACACCTTCCCCCATCCGAATCGCCGCCGTCCTCTCCACCGAATACCGCGGACGGCTGATGTCCCAGGCCCGCGAGGTCAATTTCCCCGAGGGCGCGAGGATCTTCGAGGAGGGCTCGCGCGCCGAGTCCTTCTGGATCGTGCGATCCGGCACGGTGACGCTCCAGATCCCGCTGCCCGCCCGCCGGCCGGCCCCCGTCGAGAACCTCGGCCCCGGGGAGCTCGTCGGCTGGTCCTGGCTCTTCCCGCCGTACACCTGGCAGCTGAGCGCCGAGGCGATGACCCCGGTGCGCTCGTACGAGTTCGACGCGACCGCCGTACGCATGCTGATGGACGCCGATCCCGCGTTCGGCTCCGCCGTCGGGCACTGGGTCGGACGCGTGCTCGCGCTGCGCCTCCAGCAGACCCGGACCCGGCTGATCGACCTCTACGCCCCGCGCATCGCGACGGCCTAG
- a CDS encoding transcriptional regulator, giving the protein MTPAQVGGLAAVAVSPLLTRLAAERATGALLRDRGTLFLEDGRIVHAESPATPGLDVLLTTGGGLAPERWREAVDRAGARRQVARFLVDSGGLAGGELEICHLAAIFDAAFFALSPGTGPSRFRRGATHWIGSVRSVPAAAVERETRRRRELLDAVWPYPLLDTSPVVPRAAAPGQTVTARQRTLLARADGVRTPADLAWVLGRPAFHTLLDVRRLAAAGLVETPHAPVLAPVETSLPDWITQTQSPDVALLRRLRDALEASL; this is encoded by the coding sequence ATGACCCCCGCCCAGGTCGGCGGCCTCGCCGCCGTCGCCGTCTCGCCCCTGCTGACCCGGCTCGCCGCCGAGCGCGCCACCGGAGCGCTGCTGCGCGACCGCGGCACCCTCTTCCTGGAGGACGGCCGCATCGTGCACGCCGAGAGCCCGGCCACCCCCGGCCTCGACGTCCTCCTCACCACCGGCGGCGGCCTCGCCCCCGAACGCTGGCGCGAGGCCGTGGACCGGGCCGGCGCCCGCCGCCAGGTCGCCCGCTTCCTCGTGGACAGCGGGGGTCTCGCCGGCGGGGAACTGGAGATCTGCCACCTCGCCGCGATATTCGACGCCGCCTTCTTCGCCCTGTCCCCGGGCACCGGGCCCTCCCGGTTCCGCCGCGGGGCCACCCACTGGATCGGCTCCGTCCGCTCGGTCCCGGCCGCCGCCGTCGAGCGCGAGACCCGGCGCCGGCGGGAACTGCTCGACGCGGTGTGGCCCTACCCGCTCCTCGACACCTCCCCCGTGGTCCCCCGGGCCGCCGCCCCCGGCCAGACCGTCACCGCCCGCCAGCGGACCCTGCTGGCCAGGGCGGACGGCGTACGGACCCCCGCGGACCTCGCGTGGGTCCTGGGCCGCCCGGCCTTCCACACGCTGCTCGACGTACGGCGCCTCGCGGCGGCCGGACTGGTCGAGACCCCCCACGCGCCGGTCCTGGCGCCGGTCGAAACATCCCTGCCCGACTGGATCACCCAGACCCAATCCCCGGACGTGGCGCTGCTCCGCCGGTTACGTGACGCACTGGAGGCAAGCCTGTGA
- a CDS encoding M48 family metallopeptidase yields the protein MESRTVVGAGTVRSCPQCGTRISIEERYVQWCAACDWNVDPGAPEPVAGRIAAARRRLAQGYGEQLAAEMERDGVGDGPAGRDAATVAAFALSLLVHGVTVMLVVAGVLLIVLGWDTGVQPVVGALMLGLAVVLRPRPARLPKHAPVLYRADAPRLFELIDEVGAAVGTAGVHAVVVTPGANASVTTYGLRGRRVMELGLGLWEVLAPQERVALLGHELGHFAHGDTRRGLVTHGALRALDTWCYVLARTEPTGLMDRFVNAVTFLPRWAAYGLLVLLDHLTLRASQRAEYLADVSAARAGSTEGTVGLMDRLLIAPVIGSELRRVSVAAQMRGGQAGREAREAAEHGLWERLAAHVAAVPEHEYERLRRVAARRGHQVDSTHPPTHLRRRCAAAGAPCPAQVVWDGARAVAVAAELAPARAAAARRVIRDFAR from the coding sequence GTGGAAAGCAGAACGGTCGTCGGGGCGGGCACCGTCCGGTCGTGCCCGCAGTGCGGGACCCGGATCTCCATCGAAGAGCGGTACGTGCAGTGGTGCGCCGCCTGCGACTGGAACGTGGACCCGGGCGCGCCCGAGCCCGTGGCCGGAAGGATCGCGGCCGCACGGCGCAGGCTCGCGCAAGGGTACGGGGAGCAGCTCGCGGCCGAGATGGAGCGGGACGGGGTCGGGGACGGTCCCGCGGGGCGGGACGCGGCCACAGTGGCGGCGTTCGCGCTCTCGCTGCTGGTGCACGGGGTGACCGTGATGCTGGTGGTGGCCGGGGTTCTGCTGATCGTCCTGGGCTGGGACACCGGGGTCCAACCGGTGGTGGGTGCGCTGATGCTGGGGCTCGCGGTGGTGCTGCGGCCGCGGCCCGCACGGCTGCCGAAGCACGCCCCGGTGCTGTACCGGGCCGATGCGCCCCGGCTGTTCGAGCTGATCGACGAGGTGGGGGCCGCCGTCGGGACGGCCGGTGTGCACGCCGTGGTGGTCACCCCCGGCGCCAACGCCTCGGTGACTACGTACGGCCTGCGAGGGCGGCGCGTGATGGAGCTGGGTCTCGGGCTGTGGGAGGTCCTCGCCCCGCAGGAGCGGGTGGCCCTGCTGGGGCACGAGTTGGGGCACTTCGCGCACGGGGACACCCGGCGCGGCCTCGTCACGCACGGTGCGCTGCGCGCTCTGGACACGTGGTGCTACGTGCTGGCGCGGACCGAACCGACGGGGCTGATGGACCGGTTCGTGAACGCAGTGACGTTCCTGCCCCGGTGGGCGGCGTACGGACTGCTCGTACTCCTCGACCACTTGACCCTGCGCGCCTCGCAGCGGGCCGAGTACCTCGCCGACGTCAGCGCGGCCAGGGCCGGATCCACCGAGGGCACCGTGGGACTGATGGACCGGCTGCTGATCGCCCCCGTGATCGGCTCCGAGCTGCGCCGGGTGTCGGTGGCGGCCCAGATGCGGGGCGGCCAGGCCGGCCGCGAGGCCCGCGAGGCGGCGGAGCACGGACTGTGGGAGCGGCTGGCCGCGCACGTCGCAGCCGTTCCGGAGCACGAGTACGAGCGGCTGCGCCGGGTCGCCGCGCGGCGCGGGCACCAGGTCGACAGCACCCATCCGCCCACTCATCTGCGCCGACGCTGCGCGGCGGCGGGCGCCCCGTGCCCGGCGCAGGTCGTCTGGGACGGGGCCCGCGCCGTGGCGGTGGCGGCCGAGCTGGCGCCTGCGCGCGCCGCTGCGGCCCGCCGCGTCATACGCGATTTCGCGCGCTGA
- a CDS encoding bifunctional glycosyltransferase/CDP-glycerol:glycerophosphate glycerophosphotransferase, which translates to MPPRLSIVVPVYNVELYLDECLESIAAQTFADFECILVDDGSTDTSAVIAKAFAARDKRFRVVMQENAGLGAARNVGARHAAKDSEYLAFVDSDDTMPDYAYERLIAALDETGSDFAGGNVKRFRSVGMQQSWGHRAAFAKTQLKTHISKFPALVTDRTAWNKVYRRSFWDEHGFQYPEGILYEDAPVSIPAHYFASSVDVISDCVYHWRVRETGERSITQRSTDPVSLIDRVTSVRLVREALKAKEGAKYARYLRDYDYNVLSEELPLIYKYVGEGGADFRAAFVKEVGGLVREIGTGPWSDLTVADRLKAYLAREGRVEDFIALTKHQSDYSYSVPVKGLARPQADYPFLHGRPPVPAKILTLGPRERRVVSRLEQAVWSDGKLLLRGYALPGHLGAESRLGSRKMLVFREGGKRRRTVVTARTVASPMATVNAPHLALRHADWAGFTAVVDPTAFQSGGKWNDGIWTTSVAVTGAGGLHRARLKGGESDSGQNPPAHWVTPDVRIVPNSTGALTIQVETVRARALDVRPSGDDAIEVSGELAAEIGAGATLRAEHVSTAAVLTFPLETAAASGSGGAGRIPFTVRVPLAGLAAVPDAECEPGEWAPEPWSLTVVGADGSEHRLAHDERGGFAGLVVPLAGGDTGRALFAKRGNTGHLTLSVQPSPPLVDSVTGRDGTLTIKGRFVAPTDEPYELVLHDAHGAEYSYPVSRDGDRFESTFEPVLPESYAGRTTLPKGRWWPTLRPLAQGGTTAGLLGVDRGAPVQFAPTALHDGPTAITVLGRRMRVEARFYDRMVLVSDPLLSPHDRSRYAQRVTRFETYPAQRALPVKDIAVYDTHQGNGAGDSPRAIHEELLRRGEKLDHVWLVRDGRAEVPATARAVPYDSTEAWELLARARYYVVNDNVPRRFQRRPGQIVVQTWHGTPIKEIGHDFIHDYYTSPEILEGLEHDSAQWSLLASPSSYATPILKRALGYHGEVIESGSPRTDALVKPDAQRIAEVRRRLGLPEGKKVVLYMPTWRENREGWSGGYKLDLQIDLDAARRELGEDHVLLVRGHHHVTEQVRDNVRDGFVVDVSRWPDATDLLLVADVLISDYSSALFDFALTDRPILLFTYDLEHYRTTLRGFNFDLEAKAPGPLLADSASLIEAVRGVDAIGAEFKEARAAFRAEFCDLDDGGAAGRVVDRMLSMAAEPAV; encoded by the coding sequence ATGCCCCCGCGCCTGAGCATCGTCGTCCCCGTCTACAACGTCGAGCTCTATCTCGACGAGTGCCTGGAGTCCATTGCCGCCCAGACGTTCGCCGACTTCGAGTGCATCCTCGTCGACGACGGGTCCACCGACACCAGCGCCGTCATCGCCAAGGCCTTCGCCGCGCGGGACAAGCGTTTCCGGGTCGTCATGCAGGAGAACGCCGGACTCGGCGCCGCCCGCAACGTGGGAGCCCGCCACGCCGCCAAGGACAGCGAGTACCTGGCCTTCGTCGACAGTGACGACACGATGCCGGACTACGCCTACGAGCGCCTGATCGCGGCCCTCGACGAGACCGGCTCGGACTTCGCCGGCGGCAACGTGAAGCGGTTCCGCTCCGTGGGCATGCAGCAGTCCTGGGGCCACCGGGCGGCGTTCGCCAAGACGCAGCTGAAGACCCACATCTCCAAGTTCCCGGCGCTGGTCACCGACCGCACCGCGTGGAACAAGGTCTACCGGCGCAGCTTCTGGGACGAGCACGGCTTCCAGTACCCCGAGGGCATCCTCTACGAGGACGCCCCCGTCAGCATCCCCGCGCACTACTTCGCCTCCAGCGTCGACGTCATCAGCGACTGCGTCTACCACTGGCGCGTGCGCGAGACCGGCGAGCGCTCCATCACCCAGCGCTCCACCGACCCGGTCTCCCTGATCGACCGCGTCACCTCCGTCCGCCTGGTCCGCGAGGCCCTCAAGGCCAAGGAGGGCGCCAAGTACGCCCGCTACCTGCGCGACTACGACTACAACGTGCTGAGCGAGGAGCTCCCGCTCATCTACAAGTACGTGGGTGAGGGCGGAGCCGACTTCCGCGCCGCCTTCGTCAAGGAGGTCGGCGGTCTCGTCCGCGAGATCGGCACCGGCCCCTGGTCCGACCTGACCGTCGCCGACCGCCTCAAGGCGTACCTGGCCCGCGAAGGCCGCGTCGAGGACTTCATCGCGCTCACCAAGCACCAGAGCGACTACTCGTACAGCGTCCCCGTCAAGGGACTCGCCCGCCCGCAGGCCGACTACCCGTTCCTGCACGGCCGCCCGCCGGTCCCCGCCAAGATCCTCACCCTCGGCCCGCGCGAGCGCCGCGTCGTCAGCCGCCTCGAACAGGCGGTCTGGAGCGACGGCAAGCTGCTGCTGCGCGGCTACGCGCTCCCCGGCCACCTCGGCGCGGAGAGCCGCCTCGGCTCGCGCAAGATGCTCGTCTTCCGCGAGGGGGGCAAGCGCCGCCGCACCGTCGTCACCGCGCGGACGGTCGCCTCCCCGATGGCCACCGTCAACGCCCCGCACCTCGCGCTGCGGCACGCCGACTGGGCCGGCTTCACCGCCGTCGTCGACCCCACCGCCTTCCAGTCCGGAGGCAAGTGGAACGACGGCATATGGACCACCTCCGTCGCCGTCACCGGAGCCGGCGGCCTGCACCGCGCCCGCCTCAAGGGCGGCGAGTCCGACAGCGGCCAGAACCCGCCCGCCCACTGGGTGACCCCGGACGTCCGCATCGTCCCGAACTCCACCGGCGCCCTCACCATCCAGGTCGAGACCGTCCGGGCCCGCGCCCTCGACGTCCGCCCCTCCGGCGACGACGCCATCGAGGTGAGCGGAGAGCTCGCCGCCGAGATCGGCGCCGGCGCCACCCTGCGCGCCGAGCACGTCTCCACCGCCGCCGTCCTCACCTTCCCCCTGGAGACCGCCGCCGCGAGCGGCTCCGGCGGCGCCGGCCGGATCCCCTTCACCGTGCGCGTACCGCTGGCCGGGCTGGCCGCCGTACCGGACGCGGAGTGCGAGCCGGGCGAGTGGGCCCCCGAGCCGTGGAGCCTGACCGTGGTCGGCGCCGACGGCTCCGAGCACCGCCTCGCGCACGACGAGCGCGGCGGATTCGCCGGCCTGGTCGTGCCCCTGGCCGGCGGGGACACCGGCCGCGCCCTGTTCGCCAAGCGCGGCAACACCGGCCACCTGACCCTCTCCGTGCAGCCCTCGCCGCCGCTCGTGGACTCCGTCACCGGCCGGGACGGCACCCTCACGATCAAGGGCCGCTTCGTCGCGCCCACCGACGAGCCGTACGAGCTGGTCCTGCACGACGCCCACGGCGCCGAGTACAGCTACCCCGTCAGCCGGGACGGCGACCGCTTCGAATCCACCTTCGAGCCGGTCCTCCCCGAGTCCTACGCGGGCCGCACCACGCTGCCGAAGGGCCGCTGGTGGCCCACCCTGCGCCCGCTCGCCCAGGGCGGCACCACCGCGGGCCTGCTCGGCGTCGACCGCGGCGCCCCCGTGCAGTTCGCGCCCACCGCCCTGCACGACGGACCGACCGCGATCACCGTCCTGGGCCGCCGGATGCGGGTCGAGGCCCGTTTCTACGACCGCATGGTGCTCGTCTCCGACCCGCTGCTCAGCCCGCACGACCGCTCCCGGTACGCCCAGCGCGTCACCCGGTTCGAGACCTACCCGGCCCAGCGCGCCCTGCCGGTCAAGGACATCGCCGTCTACGACACCCACCAGGGCAACGGCGCGGGCGACTCGCCCCGCGCCATCCACGAGGAGCTGCTGCGCCGCGGGGAGAAGCTGGACCACGTCTGGCTCGTCCGCGACGGCCGCGCCGAGGTCCCCGCGACCGCCCGCGCCGTCCCGTACGACAGCACCGAGGCCTGGGAGCTCCTGGCCCGGGCCCGTTACTACGTCGTGAACGACAACGTGCCCCGGCGCTTCCAGCGCCGCCCCGGCCAGATCGTCGTCCAGACCTGGCACGGGACGCCGATCAAGGAGATCGGTCACGACTTCATCCACGACTACTACACGAGCCCCGAGATCCTGGAGGGGCTGGAGCACGACAGCGCCCAGTGGTCGCTGCTCGCCTCCCCGAGCTCGTACGCGACCCCGATCCTCAAGCGGGCCCTCGGCTACCACGGCGAGGTCATCGAGTCCGGCAGCCCGCGGACGGACGCGCTCGTCAAGCCCGACGCGCAGCGGATCGCCGAGGTCCGCCGCCGGCTCGGCCTGCCCGAGGGCAAGAAGGTCGTCCTCTACATGCCGACCTGGCGCGAGAACCGCGAGGGCTGGTCGGGCGGCTACAAGCTGGACCTCCAGATCGACCTGGACGCGGCGCGGCGCGAGCTCGGCGAGGACCACGTCCTGCTGGTCCGCGGCCACCACCACGTCACCGAGCAGGTACGGGACAACGTGCGCGACGGGTTCGTCGTCGACGTGTCCCGCTGGCCCGACGCGACGGACCTGCTGCTCGTCGCCGACGTCCTGATCTCGGACTACTCCTCGGCGCTGTTCGACTTCGCGCTCACCGACCGGCCGATCCTGCTCTTCACGTACGACCTGGAGCACTACCGGACCACGCTGCGCGGCTTCAACTTCGACCTGGAGGCCAAGGCCCCCGGCCCGCTGCTGGCGGACTCGGCGAGCCTGATCGAGGCCGTACGGGGCGTGGACGCGATCGGGGCGGAGTTCAAGGAGGCGCGGGCCGCGTTCCGCGCCGAGTTCTGCGACCTGGACGACGGCGGCGCCGCCGGGCGCGTCGTCGACCGCATGCTGTCGATGGCGGCCGAGCCGGCGGTGTAA
- a CDS encoding GNAT family N-acetyltransferase: MTGFEISGASAADMELIRRWADEEGWNPGDSDRFAFAVADPAGFLVGRVDGEPAACISAVRYGSDFGFIGFYIARPAFRGQGYGIRLWQAGMERLDGRLVGLDGVVDQQDNYRRSGFRSAWNNVRHEGVPRPNGSGGGAGGGAGGGAAFEVVDAASLPFALLAAYDRRFFPGPRDAFLSAWTGLPGRTALAAVRDGRIEGLGVVRPCSGASRIGPLYASTPAVAAALLHRLAEHTPDGAVAVDVPDANPSATALVAGLGLEPTFEAARMYTGPAPEVELAGMYGVTSLELG, encoded by the coding sequence ATGACGGGATTCGAGATCAGCGGCGCGAGCGCCGCCGACATGGAACTGATCCGCCGCTGGGCCGACGAGGAAGGGTGGAACCCGGGGGATTCCGACCGCTTCGCCTTCGCGGTCGCCGATCCGGCCGGCTTCCTCGTCGGCCGGGTCGACGGCGAACCGGCGGCCTGCATCTCGGCCGTGCGGTACGGGTCGGACTTCGGGTTCATCGGCTTCTACATCGCCCGGCCCGCCTTCCGCGGCCAGGGCTACGGGATCCGGCTGTGGCAGGCCGGGATGGAGCGGCTCGACGGGCGGCTCGTCGGCCTGGACGGGGTGGTCGACCAGCAGGACAACTACCGCAGGTCCGGGTTCCGTTCCGCCTGGAACAACGTCCGCCACGAGGGTGTGCCGCGGCCGAACGGCTCGGGTGGCGGGGCCGGGGGTGGCGCCGGTGGTGGCGCCGCGTTCGAGGTGGTCGACGCCGCCTCGCTGCCCTTCGCCCTGCTCGCCGCCTACGACCGGCGGTTCTTCCCCGGGCCGCGCGACGCCTTCCTGTCGGCCTGGACCGGGCTGCCGGGCCGTACGGCCCTCGCCGCCGTCCGGGACGGCCGTATCGAGGGACTCGGAGTGGTCCGCCCGTGCAGCGGGGCCTCGCGGATCGGCCCGCTGTACGCCTCCACCCCGGCCGTCGCGGCCGCCCTGCTGCACCGGCTCGCGGAGCACACCCCCGACGGGGCGGTCGCCGTGGACGTGCCGGACGCGAACCCGTCGGCCACCGCGCTCGTGGCGGGCCTGGGGTTGGAGCCGACCTTCGAGGCCGCCCGGATGTACACGGGCCCGGCCCCGGAGGTCGAACTGGCCGGGATGTACGGGGTGACCAGCCTCGAACTGGGCTGA
- a CDS encoding SIR2 family NAD-dependent protein deacylase gives MGKPLVAVFSGAGMSTDSGIPDYRGPQGLWRRDPDAEKLVTYAYYMADPEIRRRSWRMRADIGALGAQPNAAHLAVAELERSGTPVRVITQNVDGLHQLAGMPARKVFELHGTARAVVCTACRARSGMDEALARVAAGEPDPACLACGGILKSATVMFGERLDPEVLAQAVAVAKGCHVFIAVGTTLQVQPAASLAGMAAEAGARLVIVNAEETPYDSLADEVIREPIGTALPALLARIGDPGPA, from the coding sequence ATGGGGAAGCCGCTCGTCGCAGTGTTCAGTGGGGCCGGGATGTCGACCGATTCCGGAATTCCGGACTACCGGGGGCCGCAGGGGTTGTGGCGCCGCGATCCGGACGCCGAGAAGCTGGTGACGTACGCGTACTACATGGCCGATCCGGAGATCCGGCGCCGCTCCTGGCGGATGCGCGCCGACATCGGGGCCCTCGGCGCGCAGCCGAATGCCGCGCATCTGGCCGTGGCGGAGCTGGAGCGATCGGGCACTCCGGTGCGGGTGATCACGCAGAACGTGGACGGACTGCACCAGCTGGCCGGGATGCCGGCGCGCAAGGTGTTCGAGCTGCACGGGACCGCGCGGGCGGTGGTGTGCACGGCCTGCCGTGCCCGGTCGGGGATGGACGAGGCCTTGGCCCGGGTCGCCGCCGGGGAGCCCGACCCCGCCTGCCTGGCCTGCGGCGGGATCCTCAAGTCGGCCACCGTGATGTTCGGCGAGCGGCTCGACCCCGAGGTGCTCGCGCAGGCGGTCGCCGTGGCGAAGGGCTGCCACGTGTTCATCGCCGTCGGGACGACGCTCCAGGTGCAGCCCGCCGCCTCGCTGGCCGGGATGGCCGCCGAGGCGGGGGCCCGCCTGGTCATCGTGAACGCCGAGGAGACCCCGTACGACTCCCTCGCCGACGAGGTGATCCGCGAGCCGATCGGGACCGCGCTCCCGGCCCTGCTGGCCCGCATCGGCGACCCCGGCCCCGCCTGA